The proteins below are encoded in one region of Solirubrobacterales bacterium:
- the rsmI gene encoding 16S rRNA (cytidine(1402)-2'-O)-methyltransferase codes for MPGKLVVCPTPIGNMEDLTKRARSALVAADYIACEDTRRTGRLLEKLEIKPRPRLVSNHEGNETSRAPELANRIERGMQVALVSDAGMPGISDPGYRLVRECLDRGLPVEVLPGASAVTVALVASGLPTDRWRFEGFLPRRSGEMERVLNSPETVVAFESPRRISSSLAALAELAPDRPAAVCRELTKIHEEVSRGTLKELAIRFRDEVKGEIVLVIGPSQVAEQDQDLGYAVEALKRLVKSGARPRAAATVVASLTGTRANDLYKALTGREPRR; via the coding sequence ATGCCGGGCAAGCTCGTGGTCTGTCCCACCCCGATCGGCAACATGGAGGACCTGACCAAGCGGGCCCGGAGTGCCCTGGTCGCCGCGGACTACATCGCCTGCGAGGACACCCGGCGCACCGGCCGTCTGCTCGAGAAACTGGAGATCAAGCCACGCCCGAGGCTGGTCTCCAACCACGAGGGAAACGAAACATCGCGGGCACCGGAACTGGCCAACCGGATCGAGCGCGGGATGCAGGTCGCCCTGGTTTCCGACGCCGGCATGCCGGGGATCTCGGATCCCGGATATCGCCTGGTGCGGGAGTGCCTCGACCGTGGGCTGCCGGTGGAGGTCCTGCCAGGCGCCTCGGCGGTAACGGTGGCCCTGGTCGCCTCCGGACTGCCGACCGACCGCTGGCGATTCGAGGGGTTCCTGCCACGCCGGTCGGGAGAGATGGAGCGGGTCCTGAACTCGCCGGAGACCGTGGTCGCCTTCGAGTCGCCCCGCCGGATCTCGAGTTCACTGGCCGCCCTGGCCGAACTCGCCCCGGATCGTCCGGCAGCGGTCTGTCGTGAGCTGACCAAGATCCATGAGGAGGTTTCCCGGGGGACGCTGAAGGAGCTGGCGATCCGCTTCCGGGATGAGGTGAAGGGCGAGATAGTGCTGGTGATCGGCCCCTCGCAGGTGGCCGAGCAGGATCAGGATCTCGGCTACGCGGTCGAGGCGCTGAAGCGTCTGGTCAAGTCCGGCGCCCGCCCACGGGCTGCGGCGACCGTGGTCGCCTCGCTCACCGGCACCCGCGCCAACGATCTCTACAAGGCCCTGACCGGACGCGAACCGCGTCGGTGA
- the metG gene encoding methionine--tRNA ligase: MSFYVTTPIFYGNGEPHLGHAYSTMAADILARHMRQRGEDVFFLTGTDEHGEPIALAAEKQGISPQELVDRSAGQFREMVARVDATNDFFIRTTDRGHVERVQRVVDRVKENGYVYRGTYEGWYCPRCADFKNESEIGPGETCLIHEIPLHREQQENWFFRLSAFQEKLERLYEEHPGMIQPDFRRNEALAFIRQGLRDVSLSRSELSWGIPLSWDPDQVMYVWFDALLNYYTALGYARDGEDLTDRFWPASWHIIAKDILKFHTVYWQAFLMAAGIEVPRRIFIHGYLLMGEKKMSKSLGNVLDPFEVIERFGADALRFYCFREVSFGQDGSISTAGFENRYETELANDFGNLASRSLAMISRYREGTVPRSDPDPMLAPDFDGIVERVSGLLDEAQISQALEEIWVLVRRLNRYVEESQPWVLARDEGDAERLDQVLFSLAEGLRVLALLLHPWLPKSSATLLAGLGEAELRLTGFGTGSMSGRQVEKIAPLFPKLS, encoded by the coding sequence GTGAGTTTCTACGTCACAACCCCGATTTTCTACGGCAACGGTGAGCCCCACCTCGGTCACGCGTACTCGACCATGGCCGCCGACATTCTCGCCCGCCACATGCGTCAGCGGGGCGAGGACGTCTTCTTCCTCACCGGTACCGACGAGCACGGCGAGCCGATCGCCCTGGCCGCCGAAAAGCAGGGGATCTCTCCGCAGGAGCTGGTCGACCGCAGCGCCGGTCAGTTCCGCGAGATGGTGGCCAGGGTCGATGCCACCAATGACTTCTTCATTCGAACCACCGACCGCGGGCACGTGGAGCGGGTCCAGCGGGTTGTGGACCGGGTGAAGGAGAACGGTTACGTCTACAGGGGGACCTACGAAGGCTGGTACTGCCCCCGCTGCGCCGACTTCAAGAACGAGTCCGAGATCGGCCCGGGTGAAACCTGCCTGATCCACGAGATCCCGCTCCATCGCGAGCAGCAGGAAAACTGGTTCTTCAGGCTCTCTGCCTTCCAGGAAAAGCTGGAGCGGCTCTACGAGGAGCACCCGGGGATGATCCAGCCCGATTTTCGTCGGAACGAGGCCCTCGCCTTCATCCGGCAGGGTCTCCGCGACGTGTCGCTCTCCCGGTCCGAGCTTTCCTGGGGGATCCCGCTCTCCTGGGACCCCGATCAGGTGATGTACGTCTGGTTCGACGCGCTGCTCAACTACTACACCGCGCTCGGCTACGCCCGTGACGGGGAGGACCTCACCGACCGCTTCTGGCCCGCCTCGTGGCACATCATCGCCAAGGACATCCTCAAGTTCCACACCGTCTACTGGCAGGCCTTCCTGATGGCGGCCGGGATCGAGGTTCCCCGCCGGATCTTCATTCACGGCTACCTGCTGATGGGCGAGAAGAAGATGTCGAAGTCACTCGGCAACGTGCTCGATCCATTCGAGGTGATCGAACGCTTCGGGGCGGACGCACTGCGGTTCTACTGCTTCCGGGAGGTCTCCTTCGGCCAGGACGGTTCGATCTCCACCGCCGGCTTCGAGAACCGTTACGAGACGGAGTTGGCCAACGATTTCGGCAACCTCGCCTCGCGCAGCCTGGCGATGATTTCCCGCTACCGGGAGGGTACGGTCCCGCGGTCCGACCCCGACCCGATGCTCGCCCCGGACTTCGACGGAATCGTCGAACGGGTTTCCGGCCTGCTCGACGAGGCGCAGATCAGCCAGGCGCTGGAGGAGATCTGGGTGCTGGTCCGTCGACTCAACCGGTATGTGGAGGAGAGCCAGCCGTGGGTCTTGGCCAGGGACGAAGGCGACGCTGAACGACTCGATCAGGTGCTCTTCTCCCTGGCCGAGGGGCTCCGGGTTCTCGCCCTGCTGCTCCACCCCTGGCTCCCGAAATCGAGCGCCACCCTGCTGGCAGGACTGGGCGAGGCGGAGCTGCGGCTGACCGGGTTCGGAACGGGGTCAATGTCCGGACGACAGGTCGAGAAGATCGCGCCGCTTTTTCCCAAGCTTTCGTAA
- a CDS encoding TatD family hydrolase — MIDSHAHVSRCPISPEELLANAAASGVERILTVGLEESSNREQIALCEAFDGLFAAIGRHPNDADGFDDEAAADIEMLAEHPEVRAIGETGLDFFRDTADPASQRRAFAAQAGIAARTGLPLVIHVRDREGREDAVAEVFETLDRITEESDEGLTVILHCFSAPGWVERAAGRGWYCSFAGNVTYPANQGLRDAAAQVPEELILVETDSPYLTPQSKRRERNQPANVVETARTVAEVREVSYEELERTVTDNAARLFGW; from the coding sequence GTGATCGATTCCCACGCACACGTGAGCCGCTGTCCGATCTCCCCGGAGGAGCTGCTCGCCAACGCGGCCGCGTCCGGAGTCGAGCGGATCCTGACCGTGGGCCTCGAGGAAAGCTCGAACCGGGAACAGATCGCGCTCTGCGAAGCCTTCGACGGGCTTTTTGCCGCGATCGGGCGGCATCCCAACGATGCCGACGGTTTCGATGATGAGGCCGCCGCCGACATCGAGATGCTGGCTGAACACCCGGAGGTGCGGGCGATCGGCGAGACCGGCCTAGACTTCTTCCGTGACACCGCCGATCCGGCTTCTCAGCGGCGGGCCTTCGCCGCCCAGGCGGGGATCGCCGCCCGGACCGGCCTGCCGCTGGTGATTCACGTGCGCGACCGGGAGGGTCGTGAGGACGCCGTTGCCGAAGTCTTCGAAACCCTTGACCGGATCACCGAGGAGTCCGACGAGGGTCTGACCGTGATCCTCCACTGCTTCTCGGCCCCCGGCTGGGTTGAACGGGCGGCCGGGCGCGGCTGGTACTGCTCCTTTGCCGGCAACGTCACCTACCCCGCCAACCAGGGGCTGCGTGACGCCGCCGCACAGGTGCCGGAGGAGCTGATCCTGGTTGAAACGGACTCGCCCTACCTCACCCCGCAGTCGAAGCGACGGGAACGGAACCAGCCCGCAAACGTGGTCGAGACGGCTCGCACCGTGGCCGAGGTCCGTGAGGTCTCGTACGAGGAGCTGGAGCGGACGGTCACCGACAATGCCGCCCGCCTGTTCGGATGGTGA
- the rsmA gene encoding 16S rRNA (adenine(1518)-N(6)/adenine(1519)-N(6))-dimethyltransferase RsmA, translating into MVRLGQNFLADPNLLEAIVRDSGVGPDDCVLEVGLGEGVLTERLAERCRSVQVIELDRGLEPGVTELLTREHVTVIWEDAVRTDLTRLDPTPTAMVANLPYSVATPVILRTAFELPSIRSWTVMVQKEIGDRLRAEPGSKTYGAPSVLLQLTGEVRRLRRVPREVFRPRPRVDSAILRIDRTGPGPDERTRHLVKAAFAHRRKALARSVELTLPGSLESVRAALDRIGRDRGVRAEALAPGEFEDLAAAVRLPGESGPGL; encoded by the coding sequence ATGGTGAGGCTCGGCCAGAATTTCCTGGCCGACCCGAACCTGCTCGAGGCGATCGTCCGGGACTCGGGAGTGGGGCCGGACGACTGTGTGCTCGAGGTCGGGCTTGGTGAAGGAGTCCTGACCGAGCGGCTGGCCGAACGCTGCCGCAGCGTCCAGGTGATCGAACTGGATCGTGGCCTCGAACCGGGGGTGACCGAACTACTTACCCGCGAGCACGTGACCGTGATCTGGGAGGACGCGGTCAGGACCGACCTGACGAGACTGGACCCGACTCCGACCGCGATGGTCGCCAACCTGCCGTACTCGGTCGCCACTCCGGTAATCCTCCGCACCGCATTCGAGCTGCCTTCGATCCGGTCCTGGACGGTGATGGTCCAGAAGGAGATCGGCGATCGGCTCCGGGCCGAGCCGGGTTCGAAAACCTACGGGGCCCCCTCGGTGCTGCTTCAGCTCACCGGCGAGGTGCGGCGGCTCCGTCGAGTCCCGCGCGAGGTGTTCCGGCCGAGGCCGAGGGTCGACTCGGCGATTCTCCGCATCGATCGCACCGGGCCCGGGCCGGACGAGCGAACCCGGCATCTGGTCAAGGCGGCCTTCGCCCATCGGCGCAAGGCCCTGGCCCGATCGGTCGAGCTGACCCTGCCCGGTTCGCTGGAGTCGGTCCGGGCGGCGCTTGACCGGATCGGGCGTGACCGGGGCGTCCGGGCGGAGGCACTTGCCCCCGGTGAGTTCGAGGACCTTGCCGCCGCGGTTCGCCTTCCGGGAGAATCCGGCCCCGGACTGTGA
- a CDS encoding bifunctional DedA family/phosphatase PAP2 family protein has product MRIPESRRGRIILAIGILVTAAAAFLLFRRFSPNLDPQHLLNEFANLLGAWTYLLVALLSFLETGAFVGLVVPGETALLVAGAIAGQGVINLYLLIAIAWLCAVLGDTTSFWLGHRLGRDFILKHGSRILITRERYEKVEEYFEDHGGKTVLVGRFIGLIRALSPFVAGSSGMKFPDFLPFSILGAGAQVSIHIVVGYLFARSLDAAAHWVGIGFLVFGSLVALTVGVVMARKWLRVPANRVRFRRRLESGRFTGPLLLRLTPLFEFLRDRLTPGGTFGLEATSLLAVLAVTSFTVIAFTEVTLDNPGPTPGDLRALDVVGFLRADWLDSVARAITDLGSTAVLLPLIVFTAALLLVSRRPLEATVLLFSAVTVFFGVDALKEYVQRPRPEGAIIAVPGYSFPSGHAAHSVFYLWLAITIAVRLRPDMVRKAAVVAVGAAVTVIVGLSRVYLEVHYLSDVTAGWALGGFCYALFATVTLLSVRLRNNPSP; this is encoded by the coding sequence GTGAGGATTCCCGAAAGCAGGCGCGGTCGGATCATCCTGGCGATCGGGATTCTGGTGACTGCCGCGGCCGCTTTTCTACTCTTCCGGCGCTTCTCTCCCAATCTCGATCCGCAGCACCTGCTGAACGAGTTCGCCAATCTGCTCGGCGCCTGGACCTATCTTCTGGTCGCGCTGCTCTCCTTTCTGGAGACCGGGGCGTTCGTCGGTCTCGTGGTCCCGGGGGAAACCGCCCTGCTGGTCGCCGGGGCGATCGCCGGGCAGGGGGTGATCAACCTTTACCTTCTGATCGCGATCGCCTGGCTCTGCGCAGTACTCGGGGACACCACCAGCTTCTGGCTCGGTCACCGGCTGGGACGGGACTTCATCCTCAAACACGGCTCCCGGATCCTGATCACCCGGGAGCGGTACGAGAAGGTCGAGGAGTACTTCGAGGATCATGGTGGCAAGACGGTCCTGGTCGGACGTTTCATCGGGCTGATCCGGGCGCTTTCGCCATTCGTCGCGGGAAGCTCCGGCATGAAGTTCCCCGATTTCCTCCCGTTCTCGATCCTCGGGGCCGGAGCGCAGGTTTCGATCCATATCGTGGTCGGATACCTGTTCGCCCGCTCACTCGATGCCGCGGCCCACTGGGTCGGAATCGGTTTCCTCGTGTTCGGGAGCCTGGTCGCGCTGACTGTGGGTGTGGTCATGGCGCGAAAGTGGCTGCGGGTGCCGGCCAACCGGGTCCGGTTCCGGCGCAGGCTGGAGTCGGGCCGGTTCACCGGACCACTGCTTCTTCGGCTCACACCCCTGTTCGAGTTCCTCCGGGACCGGCTTACCCCCGGTGGCACCTTCGGGCTCGAAGCGACCTCCCTGCTCGCCGTCCTCGCGGTCACCTCCTTCACCGTGATCGCCTTCACCGAGGTCACCCTTGACAACCCCGGCCCGACCCCGGGTGATCTCCGGGCGCTCGACGTGGTCGGGTTCCTGCGTGCCGACTGGCTCGACTCGGTTGCCCGGGCGATCACCGACCTCGGATCGACCGCGGTGCTGCTGCCGTTGATCGTGTTCACCGCAGCCCTGCTGCTGGTGAGCCGACGCCCGCTGGAAGCCACCGTCCTGCTGTTCTCTGCGGTCACCGTCTTTTTCGGGGTCGACGCGCTGAAGGAGTACGTTCAGCGACCGCGGCCGGAGGGGGCGATCATCGCGGTGCCGGGTTACTCCTTCCCCAGCGGGCACGCTGCCCACTCGGTCTTCTATCTCTGGCTGGCGATCACGATCGCGGTGCGGTTGCGTCCCGACATGGTGCGGAAGGCCGCGGTGGTGGCGGTCGGGGCGGCAGTGACCGTGATCGTCGGGTTGAGCAGGGTCTATCTGGAGGTTCACTACCTGAGCGACGTCACCGCGGGCTGGGCGCTGGGCGGCTTCTGTTACGCGCTCTTCGCAACCGTCACCCTGCTGTCCGTCCGCTTGCGTAACAATCCCTCACCGTGA